Proteins encoded within one genomic window of Bacillus sp. 1NLA3E:
- a CDS encoding sensor histidine kinase: MKIVRIQTKLLLYFIILVVLLSGITLFMYKSSEKIIAEYDNSFSRFLILNDISQQTNLVIEKLNGYVIEKDQSFLHDYYREKKQLLKEKQNLMELNQHTSKITVRNYQNTIDSFIEECDQTIVALHQDDIIHYSLHLSEAMKISGFIQETTLSLINTEFSNYQDFYQKMKERNHYQSLIGIALFSATLIFSAMLALWISGGITMPIRRLSNAAKEIANGRLDGEDVHHTSNDELKLLTETFNTMRGNIRVLVSEIQQKSKLDTLLKELELKSLQSQVNPHFLFNVLNTVSKTAYLEEATQTSRLIESVSTLLRYNLSDLNRPSTIRDEMKIVKEYFYIQQARFFDRIDFKIAADERCLDREIPCLILQPLIENAFIHGVESYEQGGKLHLKIVSQNDRIVIEVTDNGVGMDENIKARLVQYIEGIEKEEFVQPIQGTGHSTGIGVKNVIKRLQLFYQRMDIMEIESSVGIGTTFRIFIPNAPNNLRTGEANC; encoded by the coding sequence ATGAAAATAGTTCGAATCCAAACCAAGCTCCTTCTATATTTTATAATACTAGTCGTATTGTTAAGTGGTATTACCTTGTTTATGTACAAAAGCAGTGAAAAAATCATTGCTGAATATGATAACAGCTTTTCTAGGTTCCTCATCCTAAATGATATTTCGCAACAAACAAATTTAGTCATTGAAAAATTAAATGGTTATGTCATTGAAAAGGATCAGTCATTTTTACATGATTATTACCGAGAGAAAAAGCAACTTCTGAAAGAGAAACAAAACTTAATGGAGTTAAATCAGCACACGAGTAAGATTACCGTAAGAAATTATCAAAACACCATTGATAGCTTTATTGAAGAATGTGATCAAACGATTGTAGCTCTTCATCAGGACGATATCATTCATTACTCCCTTCACTTAAGTGAGGCGATGAAGATTTCTGGGTTTATTCAAGAGACCACTCTATCATTGATCAATACCGAGTTTTCAAACTATCAAGATTTTTATCAAAAAATGAAAGAAAGAAACCATTATCAGAGTTTAATAGGGATTGCCTTATTTTCGGCCACCTTAATTTTTAGTGCCATGCTTGCTTTGTGGATATCAGGTGGAATAACCATGCCGATTAGACGGCTTTCAAATGCCGCCAAAGAAATCGCTAACGGAAGGCTTGACGGAGAAGATGTTCATCATACTTCAAACGATGAATTGAAACTATTGACAGAAACCTTTAATACAATGAGAGGAAATATTAGAGTACTGGTTTCAGAAATTCAACAAAAATCTAAACTTGATACCCTTTTGAAAGAGTTAGAGCTTAAGAGTCTACAAAGTCAAGTTAATCCTCACTTTTTATTTAATGTACTCAACACTGTTTCAAAGACAGCATACTTGGAAGAAGCGACACAAACATCTAGATTAATTGAATCAGTTTCTACCTTACTTCGATATAACCTTAGTGATTTAAACAGGCCATCAACCATTCGAGATGAAATGAAAATTGTGAAGGAGTATTTCTATATTCAGCAAGCACGTTTTTTTGACAGGATTGATTTTAAAATTGCTGCTGATGAAAGATGCTTAGATCGTGAAATACCTTGTTTAATTCTCCAGCCATTAATCGAAAACGCCTTTATCCATGGTGTGGAATCATATGAACAAGGCGGAAAACTTCATTTAAAGATAGTAAGTCAGAATGATCGAATTGTCATTGAGGTAACGGATAATGGGGTTGGAATGGATGAAAATATAAAAGCGCGCCTGGTTCAGTATATAGAAGGAATCGAAAAGGAAGAATTTGTTCAGCCAATACAAGGGACAGGGCATTCAACTGGCATTGGTGTTAAAAACGTTATAAAACGATTACAGTTGTTTTATCAACGGATGGATATAATGGAAATTGAGTCAAGTGTAGGCATAGGGACTACATTTCGGATATTCATACCAAATGCCCCGAATAATCTCAGAACGGGGGAAGCCAATTGTTAA
- a CDS encoding response regulator transcription factor, whose translation MLIVDDESLERKALKKMIYLHDTDVLMVEEAQNGRIAIELAREIRPDIIFMDIKMPGIDGVEAVKQIKRFAPKTKFIMVSAFDTFEYAREVMRQGVKEYILKPSRQMDVLDAFCRLKEEIIDEKLKQQEQKMLEDQLIRANHIANLLVNREKGVNQEEVHNHQHHHEKGLLYKAKEYIEEHYQEALSLEGVAENIKLSPYYFSKLFKEHFGLNFIDFLTEIRIDHAKRHMLDPEKSLKEICFEVGYKDPNYFSRVFKKYAGLSPSDYRKNNQI comes from the coding sequence GTGTTAATTGTTGACGATGAAAGCTTAGAACGGAAAGCACTTAAGAAAATGATTTACTTGCATGATACGGATGTTTTAATGGTTGAAGAAGCACAAAATGGTCGCATTGCCATTGAGTTAGCACGGGAGATTAGACCAGATATAATCTTTATGGATATAAAAATGCCAGGGATTGATGGAGTTGAAGCCGTCAAACAAATAAAAAGATTTGCACCTAAGACAAAGTTCATTATGGTTTCAGCATTTGATACGTTTGAATACGCAAGAGAAGTCATGCGCCAAGGCGTGAAGGAATATATCTTAAAACCAAGTAGACAAATGGATGTTTTAGATGCATTTTGTAGATTAAAAGAAGAAATTATTGACGAAAAACTAAAACAGCAGGAACAGAAAATGCTAGAAGATCAGCTTATTAGGGCTAACCATATCGCTAATCTTTTGGTGAATAGAGAAAAAGGAGTCAACCAAGAGGAAGTCCACAATCACCAACACCATCATGAAAAAGGGCTTCTTTATAAAGCAAAGGAGTATATTGAAGAACATTATCAGGAGGCACTTTCACTTGAAGGGGTTGCCGAAAATATTAAACTAAGCCCCTATTATTTTAGTAAGCTATTTAAAGAGCATTTTGGTTTAAACTTTATTGATTTTTTGACAGAAATTCGAATTGACCATGCAAAACGACATATGCTTGACCCTGAAAAATCGTTAAAGGAAATATGTTTTGAAGTGGGTTATAAAGACCCAAATTACTTTAGTCGTGTTTTCAAAAAGTATGCAGGTTTATCTCCAAGTGATTACCGAAAGAATAATCAAATATAA
- a CDS encoding ABC transporter substrate-binding protein, whose product MLIFSLAACNSKSDSSSSDKKDTKDSEKTKLDIFSWWTGAGEEDGLKALLALFKEKYPDIPIENAAVAGGAGTNAKAVLASRMQGNDPPATFQVHGGAELNAGWVAAGKMQPLNDLYEKEGWMDKFPQSLIDMVSKDGNIYSVPVNIHRGNVLWYNKKVFADNGVTPPTNFEEFFKAADALKAKGVTPLALGDKEPWTATMLFENVLLGTLGADGYKQLWTGELAFDDAKVKSAVETYKKMLGYINEDHSSRNWQDATQLVANGDAAMTEMGDWAKGYLVNDLKLKVNEDFGYITTPGTDGMFMVITDTFGLPKGIKNSADVKKFLGVLGSVEGQDAFNPLKGSIPARVDADVSKYDQYGKDTIEDFKVAELAPSLAHGSAAPEGFLTKVNQAVNIFVTQKDSSQFIDSLKLAAQELK is encoded by the coding sequence ATGCTTATTTTTTCTTTAGCGGCTTGTAATTCTAAGTCAGATTCGAGTTCTTCAGACAAAAAGGACACGAAGGACAGCGAAAAAACGAAATTAGATATTTTTAGCTGGTGGACAGGCGCCGGTGAAGAAGATGGGCTAAAAGCTTTACTAGCATTATTTAAGGAAAAATATCCTGACATTCCGATTGAAAATGCTGCAGTAGCTGGTGGCGCTGGTACAAATGCGAAAGCCGTATTAGCTAGCAGAATGCAAGGGAACGATCCTCCAGCAACATTCCAAGTACATGGTGGAGCAGAATTGAACGCAGGTTGGGTGGCAGCTGGCAAAATGCAACCACTAAACGATTTATATGAAAAAGAAGGTTGGATGGACAAGTTCCCTCAATCTTTAATTGATATGGTAAGTAAAGATGGAAACATTTATTCCGTACCGGTAAACATCCACCGTGGCAACGTGCTATGGTACAACAAAAAAGTTTTTGCGGATAATGGTGTAACTCCACCAACAAATTTTGAAGAATTTTTCAAAGCTGCTGATGCCCTTAAGGCAAAAGGTGTAACTCCATTAGCACTTGGTGATAAAGAGCCATGGACTGCAACAATGTTATTTGAAAATGTCCTTTTAGGTACGCTTGGAGCCGATGGTTACAAGCAATTATGGACAGGTGAATTAGCATTCGATGATGCAAAGGTTAAATCAGCAGTTGAAACTTATAAAAAAATGCTTGGCTATATCAATGAAGACCATAGCTCACGTAACTGGCAGGATGCTACTCAGCTAGTAGCCAACGGTGATGCTGCTATGACTGAAATGGGCGACTGGGCTAAAGGATATTTGGTTAACGACTTGAAATTAAAAGTAAATGAAGATTTCGGGTATATTACCACTCCTGGTACTGACGGAATGTTCATGGTTATTACTGATACTTTTGGATTACCAAAAGGAATCAAAAATTCAGCAGACGTCAAAAAATTCCTTGGAGTATTAGGTTCTGTTGAAGGACAAGATGCATTTAACCCACTAAAAGGATCTATTCCTGCACGTGTTGATGCTGATGTTTCTAAGTATGATCAATACGGAAAAGATACAATTGAAGACTTCAAAGTAGCTGAATTAGCACCAAGCTTAGCTCATGGCTCAGCAGCTCCAGAAGGATTCTTAACAAAAGTAAACCAAGCGGTTAATATCTTTGTTACTCAAAAAGATTCAAGTCAATTTATTGATTCTTTAAAACTAGCAGCACAAGAGTTGAAGTAA
- a CDS encoding carbohydrate ABC transporter permease codes for MEQIQTSRSEKVHTSNEIPQKKRKLSLDQALAFVFILPSIILIAIFVYGFIGWTGYVSLSNWNSLVPDFSFAGFKNYLYLFQDFRFQADLRNTLIFTILFIGTVIVVGQLLAILLDQKIRAESLFRNIFFFPMALSFVVTGVVWQWILNPSTGVNLFLSKFGLDSRWYTDTTILAGLKWGKIEFGIPVAIIAVVIAAVWQMTGFSVAMYLAGLRGIPDEVREAARMDGASEFQIYRKIIFPLLRPITVSVIIIMAHISLKIFDLIYAMTGPGANFVTDVPGVYMFETTFRGNYYANGAAIAIIMLLSVAIFIVPYLISSRKGES; via the coding sequence ATGGAACAAATTCAAACTAGTCGATCAGAAAAGGTCCACACCTCAAACGAAATCCCCCAAAAAAAGCGAAAGCTTTCGCTTGACCAAGCTCTCGCCTTTGTATTCATATTACCTTCGATTATATTAATTGCAATTTTTGTCTACGGCTTTATCGGTTGGACAGGATATGTGTCATTAAGTAACTGGAACTCACTTGTTCCTGATTTTTCATTTGCAGGCTTTAAAAATTATCTATATTTATTTCAAGACTTTAGATTTCAGGCTGATTTGAGGAATACGCTAATCTTTACGATTCTATTTATCGGGACGGTCATTGTTGTCGGACAATTACTGGCCATACTATTAGATCAAAAAATACGGGCAGAGTCCTTATTCCGTAATATCTTCTTTTTCCCTATGGCTTTATCATTCGTTGTGACAGGGGTCGTTTGGCAATGGATTCTGAATCCCTCAACAGGTGTTAACCTATTTTTGTCCAAATTCGGACTTGATTCAAGATGGTATACAGATACGACTATCCTTGCTGGATTAAAATGGGGAAAAATTGAATTTGGGATTCCAGTGGCCATTATTGCAGTTGTGATTGCTGCAGTATGGCAAATGACCGGTTTTTCTGTAGCTATGTATTTAGCAGGATTAAGAGGAATTCCCGATGAAGTGAGAGAAGCTGCACGTATGGATGGGGCATCGGAGTTTCAAATTTACCGGAAAATTATTTTTCCTTTACTACGTCCGATCACTGTTAGTGTAATTATTATCATGGCCCATATATCATTAAAGATTTTCGATTTAATATATGCCATGACGGGACCAGGAGCAAACTTTGTTACAGATGTTCCAGGGGTTTATATGTTTGAAACCACCTTCCGTGGTAATTATTATGCGAATGGAGCGGCCATCGCCATCATCATGCTTCTTTCAGTTGCCATCTTCATTGTTCCGTACCTTATCTCAAGCAGGAAGGGGGAATCATAA
- a CDS encoding carbohydrate ABC transporter permease, translating into MALRTVSRSILYVLLIGLSLFYLMPIYVIVVTSLKSLDEVTLAEMWKLPSTLDFSSYSMAFTKLAPNLLNSFYLVIPATLLSALLGSLNGYVLSKWKFKGSDTIFTFLLFGMFIPYQSILIPMIQFLRNVGLYNSITGLVFVHVVYGIPITTLMFRNFYASIPDEMIESSKIDGAGFLRIFRHIMMPLSATGFVVVAIWQFTNIWNEFLFAVTITTSDQQPIMVALQNLSGSQIVQWNVQMAGALLAALPTLLVYIFLGKFFVKGLLAGSVKG; encoded by the coding sequence ATGGCACTTCGAACCGTTTCAAGATCCATTTTATACGTACTTTTAATCGGTTTGAGTTTGTTCTATTTAATGCCCATCTATGTAATTGTAGTGACTAGTCTTAAGTCGCTTGATGAAGTTACACTAGCGGAAATGTGGAAGCTTCCATCAACTCTAGATTTCAGTAGCTATTCAATGGCCTTTACTAAGCTTGCACCAAATCTATTAAACTCTTTTTACTTAGTGATTCCAGCGACACTCTTGTCTGCTTTATTAGGCTCTTTAAATGGTTATGTCCTTTCAAAATGGAAGTTTAAGGGCTCAGATACGATCTTTACCTTTTTATTGTTTGGGATGTTCATTCCTTATCAGAGTATATTAATTCCGATGATTCAATTTTTAAGAAATGTTGGGTTGTATAATTCGATTACAGGACTTGTTTTTGTACACGTTGTGTATGGAATTCCAATCACCACATTAATGTTCAGGAATTTTTACGCTTCGATTCCAGATGAGATGATTGAATCGTCAAAAATCGATGGTGCTGGTTTCCTTCGAATTTTCCGTCATATTATGATGCCACTTTCAGCTACAGGATTTGTGGTGGTGGCCATTTGGCAGTTTACAAATATTTGGAATGAATTTTTGTTTGCGGTTACCATCACTACATCGGATCAACAACCAATTATGGTGGCCCTCCAAAATTTATCTGGATCACAAATTGTTCAATGGAATGTCCAGATGGCTGGTGCACTGCTTGCAGCACTACCAACACTGCTTGTTTATATCTTTTTAGGGAAGTTTTTTGTAAAAGGGTTATTGGCAGGTTCTGTAAAAGGATAA
- a CDS encoding hemerythrin domain-containing protein: MEGCMSSFNSNGAESLCEGLTQLKGEHIPLLEKLHGLNHLCSKIDQNENAEENFSKLTPAVEIFMAELGPHSEREEKVLFRMMETYLGVGMGPVAVMEYEHEQAKSLIGRFLKKTSIQSEQLSLQQMKEYSSLVKNAYLTLVDHFSKEENVLFPMAERMLTNEEKSELFEKIKQI, translated from the coding sequence ATGGAAGGATGTATGAGTTCATTTAATAGCAATGGGGCAGAGTCACTTTGTGAGGGGCTTACTCAACTAAAAGGGGAGCATATTCCACTTTTAGAAAAACTACACGGACTAAACCATTTATGTTCAAAAATAGATCAGAATGAAAATGCAGAAGAGAATTTTTCAAAATTAACACCTGCAGTGGAGATATTTATGGCAGAGCTTGGTCCACATTCAGAAAGAGAAGAAAAAGTCCTCTTTAGAATGATGGAAACTTATTTAGGAGTCGGAATGGGACCTGTTGCAGTTATGGAATATGAACATGAACAGGCAAAATCTTTGATTGGAAGATTTTTAAAGAAGACAAGCATTCAATCGGAGCAATTAAGCTTGCAGCAAATGAAGGAATATAGCAGTCTGGTGAAAAATGCCTACTTAACACTTGTTGACCATTTCTCTAAAGAAGAAAATGTCCTGTTTCCGATGGCTGAAAGAATGCTAACTAATGAAGAAAAATCAGAGCTTTTTGAAAAAATAAAGCAAATATAA